A genomic stretch from Theobroma cacao cultivar B97-61/B2 chromosome 4, Criollo_cocoa_genome_V2, whole genome shotgun sequence includes:
- the LOC18603508 gene encoding uncharacterized protein LOC18603508 codes for MEPQFSRPRSYGPPTHQQQQQQQLKMTIPPLPQHSDNDRSSSELRAVDCNLNSLCEHIQMEGFNGGSFSDIVVNAMGSTYHLHRLILSRSSYFRNMLHGPWKEAKAPMVTLNVDDNNVNGEAIAIALAYLYGHHPKLNDNNAFRVLAAASFLDLQDLCAICTDFIISELWTSNFLAYQVFAESQDYGIHGERVRNACWGYLCQSGAMELKEVLPKLSSQTLHALLTSDELWVHSEEKRFELALHTLLSKGAFYKTEHSDQGNSSPEMAIGIPPESSKAKGKDLVDSCPGKRLESELGCLSLKGDLEHCNAAQNLLVELTECMVDIQTGVSSSEKQVPQPKYPQSEPIYPCNMDQSSSMNNSFSDAEGIRTSCSYVEMPIGVGTSGLGASGMAMEGPSEEGSCYHLNNDNWLASDQSRNCSSVDSSCSGIMLNDWGRCGMASLSWGGRVVGKRQVKSYAKGNCGIRGEEYDAFVNIFEGGSLLYCNMSFEELLNVRKQLEELGFPCKAVNDGLWLQMLLSQRVQEVGADTCKNCCLTSMQCACRQPFGFPHGVATTGYYVQEHDQNHLTGNIGNVYVADNNQGEGSGLFRPVRVHVRGPIDGLAGIGRGATFVPAAAWPPTRFVFSRVPFGMGNRNGQQSLPNDDSEARADHNGDMSGGGLTALVELSQGGSNATNVHGEQTERSYETDLQSRVPVTSAAAPATSGIAVQMLESPEHAIGIEWENATSSSISLDMKTPLSHFPPFRFGVEFEDVHRLGDGQVKHSPEFFYAGSLWKVSVQAFNDEDPQGRRTLGLFLHRRKAEITDSLRKVHMYVDSREKVTARYQLICPSKREVMVFGSFKQRGTLLPKAPKGWGWRTALLFDELADLLQNGALRVAAVVQLV; via the exons gcaattGAAAATGACGATTCCGCCACTGCCACAGCACTCCGACAACGACCGGAGCAGCAGCGAACTCCGCGCGGTCGATTGCAACCTTAATTCCCTTTGCGAACACATCCAAATGGAAGGTTTCAACGGCGGTTCATTCTCCGACATCGTCGTGAATGCCATGGGATCCACCTACCACCTCCACCGCCTCATACTCTCCCGTAGCTCCTACTTCAG GAACATGTTGCACGGGCCTTGGAAAGAAGCCAAAGCTCCGATGGTGACATTGAACGTCGACGATAACAACGTTAACGGTGAAGCGATCGCGATTGCGTTGGCGTATTTGTACGGACATCATCCCAAGCTTAATGATAATAACGCGTTTCGCGTTTTAGCTGCTGCTTCATTTCTTGATCTTCAG GATCTATGCGCTATATGTACTGATTTTATTATATCTGAGCTGTGGACTTCGAATTTCTTAGCATATCAG GTGTTTGCAGAGAGTCAAGATTATGGGATACATGGAGAAAGGGTGAGGAATGCTTGCTGGGGCTACCTTTGTCAAAGTGGTGCCATGGAATTGAAAGAG GTGCTACCTAAACTTTCATCTCAGACTTTACATGCATTGCTGACCTCTGACGAGCTGTGGGTACATAGTGAAGAAAAACG GTTTGAACTGGCATTGCACACGCTCCTCTCAAAAGGTGCTTTCTACAAGACTGAACATTCTGATCAAGGAAATTCCTCTCCTGAGATGGCAATTGGCATTCCTCCTGAGTCTTCTAAAGCAAAGGGAAAAGATTTAGTTGATAGCTGTCCTGGTAAGAGGTTGGAATCTGAACTGGGATGCCTCAGTTTAAAAGGTGACCTAGAGCATTGTAATGCTGCTCAGAACCTCCTTGTGGAGCTCACCGAATGTATGGTTGACATCCAGACTGGAGTATCTAGCTCTGAAAAACAGGTGCCGCAACCTAAATATCCTCAATCAGAGCCTATATATCCCTGCAACATGGATCAGTCTTCATCAATGAATAACTCATTTTCAGATGCAGAGGGGATAAGAACTTCATGTTCATATGTTGAAATGCCAATTGGTGTTGGAACAAGTGGATTGGGGGCCAGTGGAATGGCCATGGAGGGACCATCTGAGGAAGGCTCATGCTACCATTTGAATAATGATAATTGGCTTGCAAGTGATCAATCAAGGAATTGCTCTTCTGTGGACTCCTCCTGTAGTGGgatcatgttgaatgattggGGAAGATGTGGCATGGCTTCTCTTTCTTGGGGTGGCAGGGTTGTGGGTAAAAGACAGGTAAAAAGCTATGCTAAAGGGAACTGCGGGATTCGTGGTGAGGAGTACGATGCTTTTGTCAATATATTTGAAGGGGGTTCTCTTCTATATTGCAACATGTCCTTTGAGGAACTTTTGAATGTCAGGAAGCAACTTGAAGAGTTGGGATTTCCTTGCAAAGCTGTGAATGATGGTCTTTGGCTGCAG ATGCTATTAAGCCAGAGGGTGCAAGAAGTTGGGGCTGACACGTGCAAAAATTGCTGCCTCACTAGTATGCAATGCGCTTGCAGGCAGCCATTCGGGTTTCCACACGGAGTAGCTACTACAGGCTATTATGTGCAAGAGCACGATCAAAATCATCTTACTGGCAACATTGGAAATGTGTATGTGGCTGATAATAATCAAGGTGAAGGAAGTGGCCTCTTTAGGCCAGTAAGAGTGCATGTCAGGGGGCCTATTGATGGACTTGCAGGTATTGGACGTGGAGCTACATTTGTTCCTGCCGCTGCATGGCCTCCAACACGATTTGTCTTTTCCCGTGTGCCCTTTGGTATGGGCAACAGAAATGGCCAGCAATCTCTTCCCAATGATGATTCAGAGGCTAGAGCTGACCATAATGGAGACATGTCTGGTGGTGGATTAACCGCTCTGGTTGAGTTAAGCCAAGGAGGAAGCAATGCCACTAATGTTCATGGAGAACAAACAGAGAGGAGTTATGAGACAGATCTGCAAAGCAGAGTCCCTGTAACTTCTGCTGCGGCGCCAGCTACTAGTGGGATTGCCGTGCAGATGCTCGAGTCACCAGAACATGCCATTGGAATTGAATGGGAGAATGCAACTAGTTCTTCTATATCATTGGACATGAAAACCCCTCTGAGTCACTTCCCTCCCTTTCGTTTTGG GGTTGAATTTGAAGATGTTCACAGGCTTGGTGATGGTCAAGTCAAGCACTCTCCAGAATTCTTTTATGCTGGTTCTTTGTGGAAG GTTAGTGTTCAGGCCTTTAATGATGAAGATCCTCAAGGACGCAGGACTCTAG GATTATTTCTTCACCGGCGGAAGGCTGAGATAACTGACTCTCTCAGAAAG GTTCACATGTATGTCGATTCTCGTGAAAAGGTGACCGCCCGGTATCAG TTGATTTGTCCATCAAAACGAGAAGTCATGGTGTTTGGAAGCTTCAAACAGAGGGGCACTCTCTTACCAAAAGCTCCCAAGGGATGGGGCTGGAGGACAGCCCTGTTGTTTGATGAGCTGGCTGATCTTCTCCAAAATGGGGCCCTGAGAGTAGCTGCTGTCGTGCAGCTTGTgtga